The Planococcus halocryophilus nucleotide sequence TAACCGCACCTGGTAAACAAGAAGACATTACAATTGTTATGGGCGTTAATGATGACAAATTAGATATCGAACAACACGATGTCATTTCAAATGCAAGTTGTACAACAAACTGTTTAGCACCAGTCGTAAAAGTACTGAATGACAAATTTGGTATTGAAAACGGCTTGATGACAACAATCCATTCGTATACAAACGACCAGCAAAACTTGGACAATCCGCACAAAGATCTTCGTCGTGCTCGTGCTTGTGCTCAATCGATCATCCCTACTTCTACGGGTGCTGCGAAAGCGCTATCATTGGTGTTGCCCGAATTGCAAGGAAAACTTCATGGTATGGCATTGAGAGTGCCGACTCCGAATGTATCATTAGTTGATTTAGTTGTGGACTTAGAGACAGCGGTTACAATTGAAGAGGTGAACCAAGCTTTTGAAGAAGCATCGGTAAATGGCTTAGCAGGAATTTTAGGATTCACAATGGAGCCGTTAGTTTCGGTTGATTTTAACAGCAATCCTCAATCGGCCATTGTTGATGGATTATCGACAATGGTAATAGGTGAGCGCAAAGTAAAAGTGTTGGCTTGGTACGATAATGAATGGGGATATTCCGCACGTGTAATTGACTTAACTAAAAAAGTAGCAAATGCATTAGTACTTGTATCCAAATAAGTGAAAAACCCCC carries:
- a CDS encoding glyceraldehyde-3-phosphate dehydrogenase, whose protein sequence is MTVSIAINGFGRIGRMVFRQAIMMDDVTITAVNASYPAETLAHLIKYDTNHGTFSGDVSSEEDALIVNGKRVQLVSERDPLNLPWKEMGIDIVIEATGKFNSREKAALHLEAGAKKVILTAPGKQEDITIVMGVNDDKLDIEQHDVISNASCTTNCLAPVVKVLNDKFGIENGLMTTIHSYTNDQQNLDNPHKDLRRARACAQSIIPTSTGAAKALSLVLPELQGKLHGMALRVPTPNVSLVDLVVDLETAVTIEEVNQAFEEASVNGLAGILGFTMEPLVSVDFNSNPQSAIVDGLSTMVIGERKVKVLAWYDNEWGYSARVIDLTKKVANALVLVSK